The following are from one region of the Rhipicephalus microplus isolate Deutch F79 chromosome 1, USDA_Rmic, whole genome shotgun sequence genome:
- the LOC142813683 gene encoding ATP synthase subunit C lysine N-methyltransferase-like, with amino-acid sequence MEPPAKRELLGKVAIAVTGCSAVGILAVAAPFLSPALRKICLPYVPATDTQVRNVVSLLQRRPRCSAVVDLGSGDGRIVLAAARLGFARCVGVELNPWLVAYSRLRALRTTSARFVRADLWHLDLTPFDNVVIFGVQQMMAPLERKLVHQLKPGSWVLACRFPLPTLPPDETYGTGVDTVWLYSVKSAAAHLVDRS; translated from the coding sequence ATGGAACCGCCGGCGAAGCGTGAGCTGCTCGGGAAGGTGGCAATCGCAGTTACCGGATGCAGTGCCGTGGGCATCCTCGCAGTCGCTGCGCCTTTTTTGTCGCCTGCGCTGCGCAAAATCTGCCTGCCGTACGTGCCGGCGACCGACACTCAGGTGCGCAACGTGGTGTCTCTGCTGCAGCGACGGCCCCGATGCTCGGCCGTGGTCGACCTGGGAAGCGGCGACGGCCGCATCGTCCTCGCCGCCGCCAGACTGGGCTTCGCACGTTGCGTTGGCGTGGAGCTCAACCCGTGGCTCGTCGCCTACTCGAGGCTGCGAGCGCTGCGAACGACGAGCGCGCGCTTTGTGCGAGCCGACCTGTGGCACTTGGACCTTACGCCGTTCGACAACGTAGTCATCTTCGGCGTCCAGCAGATGATGGCCCCGCTAGAACGAAAGCTTGTGCATCAGCTCAAGCCTGGTAGTTGGGTGCTGGCATGCAGGTTTCCTTTGCCCACGCTCCCGCCAGATGAAACTTACGGCACTGGTGTCGACACGGTCTGGCTTTACAGCGTGAAGAGTGCAGCAGCACATCTCGTCGACAGATCGTAG